Within the Carassius auratus strain Wakin chromosome 18, ASM336829v1, whole genome shotgun sequence genome, the region attaattgaaagaaaacaagactATTTttcaattacatatattttttattggttATGTGTTATCTAATTTtacaaatgtttcttaaaaaatatatattaaattttacatctcaagtaaatgtattttgatttaattgatttaataatgtttagacATTTATACTGGAAAGCAAGGCAAAAATACAGAGGAAGAACATCACTTTGTTGCTgtgaaataatttattacatcATATGAAGTTGTCTAAATAAACTCTTGCTAAatctctgcattttttttttctataaagaaatattaaacacaGAATCAGATAACAGATTTAATTTCATCTCATCAGCTGAGTTATTAGTAGCCAGACTGATAGCaagttttctttcatttaatgtCATTATTCTGTTTCATTTAATCAACCTTGCTTCATTATTGCCGGCTGTGTGCATGGCTCTGAATTAATGAGATTGTAATCTTAATGAATAATCAGACTCATTATAAACACTGTGAGATGCCTATCAGTCTTGTTAGATTATTTCTCCATTCTTAGGTAGATAGTCTCCTCGCAGTTGGAAAACATGCAGAGAATGATGGTATAATTTAATTCCTCACTTCTAATCTCCGTTCACACATTTATAAGGAAGGCTCTTCTGTTGTCTGAAGTCACGTATGTGGGTAATTTTTCATGTGAACTGCTGGCACTGCACTGAAAACCTTAAATGAGTCAAGAGTCAAGAGATTGATATCATCTTCAACACATAAAGGAAGAGCCAAGGCTCCTGTTAAATGTCTTCATCTTCATGTGTCGTACAGGAGGATATGTTTGTCCCGTACCCTCTGTATGCTTTGAGGAATCAGGGAGGAACCATGTGTCACACCAAACCCTTCCCCATCCCAGGCTCCAAGACTGAGATTCAGCAGATTTCGGTGAGGAGATGTTCCACTGATTTTAGATTGAAGATACAAACTAGCATAGCAACTTTAGAGGTTTCATCCTCACATCAGCAAGATATCTGGATTATATTTTTGTAGATCTTGATTTATGGTGACACTCATAGTATTCATATCTATGgtacaatgcaaaaataaataaataaataaataaataataatatcttaaTCTGTATTGTTtccttgtttaaaaaatgtattaaattaaattaaattaaaataccttgctattatttaggttttatataatatttatttttggatttgattacatcttaaattattattattattattattattattattattattattattattattattattatttattgttattagtattattattattattattattattattattattattattattattattgttgttgttgttgttgttgttgttgttgttgttgttgttgttatttatttattttaggcataaattttacaaaatgtatggaAGTGTACATTTTATAGCAAGACATAACCATTATTCATtaacaaacaattaattaaaaccaATAGCAGATTAAAATAAACTTGATTCAGTATATCTCGTACAATTTTGCTTAGAATAAGTTAATTAAATGGGTTAgctgttaaattaattaatcatttaataatactatttttgCATGCATGCTAAAGAtggttttcttattttatttatttatctttttttcactATAAATACCTAAATATTCCtattaaattataaacaaacaatttatatataattgtttataaggtttttttttttttttttttttttttttttttttttttttttttttttttttttttttttcgtaaaatgtaaatgaaatgtcttttcatttataaaaaaaaaaaaaaaaaaaaaaaagaaaacacctggctatgtgttctgtactagactaactgagacttgtcaaggcacttgtatactgttgttgttctcttgttgacctgactgcttctattgttctcatttgtaagtcgctttggataaaagcatctgctaaatgattaaatgtaaatgtaaactaataacaaattaattttgatacaaTTGTACATTTTTCAGAAAGCCAAGCTTACAACATTAGTTTCTTCAGGTAAATGAAAATATTGCGGTTAAAGTTCAATGTAATTcacatccatccatgcatctcaGTACAGGTGAGGTTTCCAGCTCTGAACAAATGAGCTCTGTGTAACAGCTTTGGTGTTGTTCATCTAACGCACTAGTGTGTGACAGCGCTCTTCAACTGAGAGACTAACCTTTCTTTAGAACTAAATTACCTCTATCTCCAAAAGGCTGTTTtcttttccatatatatatatatttttttttttccgcctGCTGAAATAGATTTGAATAAACACTGCAAAGTGCTTTATTATCTTACTTGTTAATGAGTCTCGACATGCCACCAGTGTACGCAGCCAAAGTAGACAGGTCTTTCCATTTGATTAAGACATTTCACAGTCTCTGAACATTTGTCTGCAGCTACTGTACATAAAAAAAGTTTAGCAGAAACACTGAAACTGGATTTCCTCCTGTTACCTCTCCTTCAGCGAGTGCTTTGCTGATTTCTGAAGGAGGTAGACTTGGCTGCTGTATTCACAGGGTTTAGTCCGGTTAGAGTTGGAAGTCTGTAATGGAGtcagggtttatttatttatttgataaattgtttaattgtttatagTTGAGATTCATTTAAAtcatgcatattatattatatagttcaTTTTTTATAACATCTGCTCCGACCTTTAGCattgaatggaaaaaaaatggcAAATTTACTTCTATGAATTTCCGCatgtgaaataatataataacagacttagtattatatatatatatatatgtgtgtgtatgtgtgtgtttgtgtgtgtgtgtgtgtgtgtgtgtgtgtgtatatatatatatatatatatatatatatatatatatatatatatatatatatatatatatgatattaattgtgttattattttaatattattattttttgttgttgtttgtttgttttatctgttTCAGTACATTATGTTGacctaaatgaaaatgataaattgtatttaatttcatttaaattctatAATTTTTCTATATTCTGTAAATGttctattacatttattattatattatctaaaatatattatttatttatttatttatttgtttgtttgtttgtttgtttgtttattattttagttttagtttttattaacaaataacgGTCTGCTTCACCGTGCATCACAACTTTTAAGTTCAGGCTTATATAATCAGCTTGTGTTAGTTATGAATCTAGTTTTCTGGTGTTTAGGAATGACAGCTCCTCTTGGTGACTGGGTGGCATGGTTTCTGAACACCAATCGTTCTTCATCGACGTGTAAATGTGGGCGATCATGTGTTAATGCATTCGTGTTTCTCAAGTCAGAAAGTTCAAGCAAATGGGTTTTGCAGCTTAGTGATAAATGCCCCTTTTAGACTGGAGAAAAAGTTCGGAAAGTTACAGTATGTTGTCCCAGTATATCAAACTCTTTTCTTTGAAAGAAAAGAATAGAAATCGATGCACGTTGTATTTCTCGCACCATGAGCCCTTTCACGTCTCCGGTGTGTTTAATGCAGGATAAATGGCTGCTTCACTCGGTCCTGATGCTGGTGCAGTCATGGATGGAACCCTTCGTCTATCTGCAAACCACTCTTAACCGTTACGATGACGCCCCGGACGCTCTGCTCAACAAGACCAAGTGGGTGTCTGATAAACTGCTCAGCCTGGAGCAGGGGGTGGTGGTCCTCATCCGCAAGgtaaatcaataacaacagcgTCTGAGTCTGCAGCCGAGTCGAGCAGCGGTTCACTCCGGTGTCTCCACAGATGCTGGATGAAGGGATCCTGACGCCGTCCATCTTCGAGCACACGCTGACCCCAGACGATGAACCGTCCCCAGAGATCCCAGAGTCCGTCCTCAGGGACTACAACCTGCTCATCTGCTTCAAGAAGGACGCCCACAAGATGGAGACCTTCCTCAAGCTACTCAAGTGCCGTCAGAGCAACAAGCTCAGCTGCCTTTCCTACTAAACCagcatctcatctcatctcagaAGAAAAAGCTTTA harbors:
- the LOC113118697 gene encoding somatolactin, with the protein product MNRVKVLQAWLWCVSLWPCWLSHAVPLDCKDETGSLIQCTSISQEKLLDRVIQHAELIYRVSEESCTLFEDMFVPYPLYALRNQGGTMCHTKPFPIPGSKTEIQQISDKWLLHSVLMLVQSWMEPFVYLQTTLNRYDDAPDALLNKTKWVSDKLLSLEQGVVVLIRKMLDEGILTPSIFEHTLTPDDEPSPEIPESVLRDYNLLICFKKDAHKMETFLKLLKCRQSNKLSCLSY